In the Necator americanus strain Aroian chromosome X, whole genome shotgun sequence genome, cgagagacaggcgtctcttagTGGTGTTAAAACTTTCAGCCTTTGTCGTGTAGTTCCTCGTTCAACGAGCtggtcgtattcctcgtcgatgttttCCATCGCGGAATCTTCACAAAAGCCGGcgagcgtagcgaagagatcccagttgatgagaGTACTGAGACTCCGCTCTCTGATCCCACAGAGaggctttttctcctctcttgATTAACGAAAATCTTCCTTGGAGGAGGCGATAGTCCGATCCCTTATAGAACTTTGGAGTAACAGGtatccgtcaggcaaaaccttttactgacgatgatatggtcaatttcattacggtaccctccaccgagAGACTCCCACATCCAGCACAGGGAgaagggcttctggaattgcgagttcttatggatggtcttagtcgtcataatGAACTCGAAAGCCTTCTTGCTGTTCactccattgtaggccgtgagtcccgatgtgaagttcctcaggcgttcttcttgggcgaaatttggcgttgaaatcccacatatgaccttgtagaaggcatgttcttctctgtagaacttctccagttccatatagaaagcttcgacttcttcttcttcgtagcttgatgttggagcgtaagcgacgaagatagtcaaagctggtgttggagcacatcttctca is a window encoding:
- a CDS encoding hypothetical protein (NECATOR_CHRX.G22904.T1) yields the protein MRRRHHLKAVYETGEELFLGKCESRGVGGVGVLVSTSIAKNIDRFEQLTTRIGRLRMRRCAPTPALTIFVAYAPTSSYEEEEVEAFYMELEKFYREEHAFYKVICGISTPNFAQEERLRNFTSGLTAYNGVNSKKAFEFIMTTKTIHKNSQFQKPFSLCWMWESLGGGYRNEIDHIIVSKRFCLTDTCYSKVL